The Bacteroidia bacterium genomic interval AAGGCCCGTGAAAAATAGCATTTCATCGGACATTCCTCATGCTTGATAGATTGATTTTGTAGGAGTAGGGAATGAAAGAGAAATTAAGCTTGTCTAAAGGAAAATTCCCCACCCCACTCCTCCAAATTGTACCACTAAACAAAGTGAAATGAAGTTTTACAAACTTTGGAGTTTGCTTCCAATATTCTGCTTTTCCGTGATCTTTTCAGGATTCCAAACGGAGGAAAAACTTATCGAAAAAAAAGAATCCTGGCCGGAAGCATCCAGCTATCTGGAAGGAGTCCCGATCTACGAGAAGTTCTCAGATCTTGAATCTTTGTTTCGATTTGAGAATGACACGACTTATGTCATCAATTTCTGGGCTACCTGGTGTAAGCCTTGCATAGAAGAACTTCCCTACTTTGAAAGCTTACACGAAAAGTATCAGGATAAAAAAGTCAGGGTTGTTTTGGTAAGTCTTGATTTTCCCCGACATCTGGAAAGCAAACTTCTCCCTTTTCTGGAGAAGCATTCACTCGCCTCTACGGTCCTGGTTCTTCTGGATGGTTCTTATAATGATTGGATAGACAAAATTTCTCCGAAATGGTCAGGAGCCATACCGGCTAGCTTGATCTATAATAAGAAGGAAAAGAGATTCTTCGAAGATGCCTTTCCAACTTATGAAGCACTCGAAGCAGCACTTCCTTAATTCTTGAACAATAAACCTTATTCACATATGAAAAACATTCTTTTCTTCACCGCCTTTATCGCCATCTTAGGATTTACTCCTCAGCCAAAGCTCGCGGGCATTGGAA includes:
- a CDS encoding TlpA disulfide reductase family protein — encoded protein: MKFYKLWSLLPIFCFSVIFSGFQTEEKLIEKKESWPEASSYLEGVPIYEKFSDLESLFRFENDTTYVINFWATWCKPCIEELPYFESLHEKYQDKKVRVVLVSLDFPRHLESKLLPFLEKHSLASTVLVLLDGSYNDWIDKISPKWSGAIPASLIYNKKEKRFFEDAFPTYEALEAALP